The Streptomyces sp. NBC_00344 genome includes a window with the following:
- a CDS encoding ABC transporter permease, producing MRTLIKLEIARTLRNKKFMFFSVIYPSALYLLIAGGQSSTAKVAGTDLTLQNFYVVAMASFGALTAVLMGNSERIAKEREKGWVRQLRLTSLPGRGYVLAKIASAGVVTLPCIVVVFVVSASAKHVRFDTWQWLALTGVIWAGSLVFAALGVAIGYIASGDAVRPITMIIYFGLSILGGLWMPTSIFPQWLQNIAEWLPTHAYAALGQSIELGGSPHAKDVGILFVYFLLFAGGAAWLYRKDTLKA from the coding sequence ATGAGGACCCTGATCAAGCTCGAGATCGCCAGAACGCTGCGCAACAAGAAGTTCATGTTCTTCTCGGTCATCTACCCGTCGGCGCTCTACCTGCTGATCGCAGGCGGACAGTCGTCGACCGCCAAGGTTGCCGGCACCGATCTGACCCTGCAGAACTTCTACGTGGTCGCCATGGCCTCCTTCGGCGCGCTCACCGCCGTACTGATGGGCAACAGCGAGCGCATCGCCAAGGAACGCGAGAAGGGCTGGGTCCGCCAGTTGCGCCTCACCTCGCTGCCGGGCCGTGGCTATGTGCTGGCGAAGATCGCCAGCGCGGGAGTGGTGACACTGCCCTGCATCGTCGTGGTCTTCGTGGTCTCCGCATCCGCCAAGCACGTACGGTTCGACACCTGGCAGTGGCTGGCCCTGACCGGTGTCATCTGGGCCGGCAGCCTGGTCTTCGCCGCGCTCGGCGTCGCGATCGGCTACATCGCCAGCGGTGACGCGGTCCGCCCGATCACGATGATCATCTACTTCGGCCTCTCCATCCTCGGCGGCCTCTGGATGCCCACCTCGATCTTCCCCCAGTGGCTGCAGAACATCGCGGAATGGCTGCCCACGCACGCGTACGCCGCCCTCGGCCAGTCCATCGAGCTGGGCGGTTCCCCGCATGCCAAGGACGTCGGCATCCTCTTCGTCTACTTCCTGCTCTTCGCCGGCGGCGCCGCCTGGCTGTACCGGAAGGACACACTGAAGGCGTGA
- the mshB gene encoding N-acetyl-1-D-myo-inositol-2-amino-2-deoxy-alpha-D-glucopyranoside deacetylase translates to MTDLPARRLLFVHAHPDDESINNGATMAACVAAGVHVTLVTCTLGEEGEVIPPALAHLASDREDRLGEHRIGELAAAMRELGVEDHRFLGGPGRFRDSGMMGVEQNHREGAFWNTPVDEAADHLVEVIRSLRPQVLVTYDPNGGYGHPDHIQAHRVAMRAAELAGDRAHRQDLGEPHTIGKIYWNRVPRSVVEEGFARLRAAGAGFPGIADVGDVPGVVDDALITAEIDGAGFAAAKSAAMRAHASQIAVDGPFFALSNDLGQPLFVREYYELVRGASGAPQGGRETDLFAGVPEADA, encoded by the coding sequence ATGACGGATCTCCCTGCCCGGCGCCTGCTCTTCGTGCATGCGCATCCCGACGACGAGTCGATCAACAACGGTGCCACCATGGCCGCCTGCGTGGCGGCAGGTGTCCACGTCACCCTCGTCACCTGCACGCTGGGCGAGGAGGGTGAGGTCATCCCGCCCGCGCTCGCCCATCTGGCGTCCGACAGGGAGGACCGCCTGGGGGAGCACCGCATCGGCGAACTGGCCGCCGCGATGCGGGAGCTCGGCGTCGAGGACCATCGCTTTCTCGGTGGCCCCGGCAGGTTCCGGGACTCCGGAATGATGGGCGTCGAGCAGAACCACCGCGAGGGCGCCTTCTGGAACACCCCGGTGGACGAGGCGGCGGATCATCTCGTCGAGGTGATCAGGTCGCTGCGGCCGCAGGTGCTGGTGACCTACGACCCGAACGGTGGCTACGGCCACCCCGATCACATCCAGGCTCACCGCGTCGCCATGCGCGCCGCGGAGCTCGCGGGCGACCGTGCCCACCGGCAGGACCTCGGCGAGCCCCACACGATCGGGAAGATCTACTGGAACCGGGTGCCCCGTTCGGTGGTCGAGGAGGGCTTCGCGCGGCTGCGGGCCGCGGGTGCCGGCTTCCCGGGGATCGCGGACGTCGGCGACGTGCCCGGTGTGGTGGACGATGCGCTGATCACCGCGGAGATCGACGGCGCCGGTTTCGCCGCGGCCAAGTCGGCGGCGATGCGCGCGCACGCCAGCCAGATCGCGGTGGACGGCCCCTTCTTCGCGCTCTCCAACGACCTGGGGCAGCCGCTCTTCGTGCGGGAGTACTACGAATTGGTGCGGGGCGCCTCGGGTGCGCCTCAGGGCGGGCGCGAGACTGATCTCTTCGCCGGAGTCCCGGAAGCGGACGCCTGA
- a CDS encoding transglutaminase-like domain-containing protein, with amino-acid sequence MDEEDSTGRRAQFADEVRSARPDLALLCLLVGAEADPLLGRHGIDAAQIELDRLAGLLPFGITRARDWAQALAEVLGVRNGFRGSAGDYRRLESSLLHEVLHRRRGLPILLSVVWIEVARRAGAPVYGVALPGHFVVGFGHPSDPPERQVLADPFDGGRLLTGEDAGLMVAGATGAPLDPATLAPADPPAIVLRILHNIRAWAAARPERTDVQLWAIELSLLLPAHPARLRYERARLLVERGEFLRGAAEMEEYAEVVAAVEPDTAETIRGRARSARAMLN; translated from the coding sequence ATGGACGAGGAAGACTCCACCGGCCGGCGAGCGCAGTTCGCCGACGAGGTCCGGTCCGCGCGGCCCGACCTCGCACTGCTGTGTCTGCTGGTGGGCGCGGAGGCCGACCCGCTGCTGGGCCGGCACGGTATCGACGCGGCCCAGATCGAACTGGACCGACTGGCCGGGCTGCTGCCCTTCGGGATCACCCGGGCCCGGGACTGGGCGCAGGCACTGGCCGAAGTCCTTGGCGTACGGAACGGCTTCAGGGGCAGTGCGGGCGACTACCGGCGTCTGGAGTCGTCACTTCTGCACGAGGTGCTGCACCGCCGCCGGGGCCTGCCGATCCTGCTCTCGGTGGTCTGGATCGAGGTGGCCCGGCGAGCCGGTGCGCCGGTGTACGGAGTCGCTCTGCCGGGCCATTTCGTGGTCGGCTTCGGCCACCCGTCGGACCCTCCGGAGCGGCAGGTCCTGGCCGATCCGTTCGACGGCGGCCGACTGCTCACCGGGGAGGACGCGGGCCTGATGGTGGCCGGCGCCACCGGCGCGCCGCTGGATCCTGCCACGCTCGCTCCGGCAGATCCGCCCGCGATCGTGCTGCGCATTCTCCACAACATCCGGGCCTGGGCCGCTGCCCGGCCCGAGCGCACCGACGTACAGCTGTGGGCGATCGAACTGTCCCTGCTGCTGCCCGCCCACCCGGCCAGGCTGCGCTACGAACGCGCCCGGCTGCTGGTGGAACGCGGCGAGTTCCTGCGCGGGGCCGCCGAGATGGAGGAGTACGCCGAGGTGGTCGCGGCGGTCGAGCCGGACACCGCGGAGACGATCCGCGGGCGCGCCCGGTCCGCGCGGGCCATGCTCAACTGA
- a CDS encoding ABC transporter ATP-binding protein — MTTTGAPTAVVSFENVNKSYGQVHAVAGLSLELHPGETVALLGPNGAGKSSTLDLLLGLRNADSGTVRIFGTTPEQAIRDGRVGAMLQSGGLMEEVKVRELVKLACDLHRHPRPVEEVLERAGIGQIGDRLVNKLSGGQEQRVRFALATAGDNDLIVLDEPTTGMDVSARQAFWATMREQADQGRTVLFATHYLEEADAIADRVLVLHKGRLLADGTASEIKAKAGARRIAFDLEGVIDEAELRGLPFLTAFTVSGNGSAAGSGRTVRIQSTDADATVHALYGLGVFPRNLEVAGLGLEQAFVAITEAEEAKAV; from the coding sequence ATGACGACGACAGGCGCTCCCACCGCGGTGGTGAGCTTCGAGAATGTGAACAAGAGCTACGGCCAGGTCCACGCCGTGGCCGGGCTCTCGCTCGAACTGCACCCCGGTGAGACCGTTGCACTCCTGGGACCGAACGGAGCGGGCAAGTCCTCGACCCTCGATCTCCTGCTCGGCCTCCGCAACGCCGACTCGGGCACCGTGCGGATCTTCGGCACCACCCCCGAACAGGCCATCAGGGACGGCCGGGTCGGCGCGATGCTGCAGAGCGGCGGGCTGATGGAGGAGGTCAAGGTACGCGAACTGGTGAAGCTGGCCTGTGATCTGCACCGCCATCCCCGCCCCGTCGAAGAGGTGCTCGAGCGCGCCGGGATCGGCCAGATCGGCGACCGCCTGGTCAACAAGCTCTCCGGCGGCCAGGAACAGCGAGTCCGTTTTGCCCTGGCCACGGCCGGCGACAACGATCTGATCGTCCTCGACGAGCCGACCACCGGGATGGACGTCTCCGCGCGCCAGGCCTTCTGGGCCACCATGCGGGAACAGGCCGACCAGGGCCGTACGGTGCTCTTCGCCACCCACTACCTGGAGGAGGCCGACGCGATCGCCGACCGCGTCCTCGTCCTGCACAAGGGCCGGCTGCTGGCCGACGGCACCGCCTCGGAGATCAAGGCGAAGGCCGGCGCCCGCCGGATCGCCTTCGACCTCGAAGGCGTCATAGACGAGGCCGAACTGCGCGGACTCCCCTTCCTTACCGCCTTCACCGTCTCCGGCAACGGCTCAGCCGCGGGGTCGGGCCGCACGGTCCGTATCCAGTCGACGGACGCCGACGCAACCGTGCACGCGCTCTACGGACTCGGAGTCTTCCCCCGCAACCTCGAAGTCGCGGGTCTCGGCCTGGAGCAGGCATTCGTCGCCATCACGGAGGCCGAGGAGGCCAAAGCAGTATGA
- a CDS encoding response regulator transcription factor, producing the protein MIRLLLAEDQSMVREALAALLGLEPDFEVVAQVARGDEVLAAARAGAVDVALLDIEMPGMTGIEAAAVLQRELPALKVVVLTTFGRPGYLRRAMESGAHAFLVKDAPASQLASAVRRVLAGERVIDPTLAAAALSDGANPLTDRERDVLRAAADGSTNAELAAALHLSQGTVRNYLSTAIQKLTARNRAEAVRIAREKGWL; encoded by the coding sequence ATGATCAGGCTCTTGCTCGCCGAGGACCAGTCCATGGTCCGGGAGGCCCTCGCCGCGCTGCTCGGTCTGGAACCGGACTTCGAGGTCGTCGCCCAGGTGGCCCGCGGCGACGAGGTGCTGGCCGCCGCACGCGCCGGTGCCGTGGATGTCGCCCTGCTCGACATCGAGATGCCGGGTATGACCGGTATCGAAGCGGCAGCGGTACTGCAGCGCGAGCTTCCCGCGCTCAAGGTCGTCGTCCTCACCACCTTCGGCCGCCCCGGCTATCTCCGCCGCGCGATGGAGTCGGGCGCCCACGCCTTTCTGGTCAAGGACGCCCCGGCGTCCCAACTGGCATCGGCGGTGCGGAGAGTGCTGGCAGGCGAACGCGTCATCGACCCCACCCTGGCGGCTGCGGCCCTCTCGGACGGGGCGAACCCGCTGACCGACCGCGAGCGCGATGTGCTGCGCGCGGCGGCCGACGGTTCCACCAACGCGGAGCTGGCCGCCGCCCTGCACCTGTCCCAGGGCACGGTCCGGAACTACCTCTCGACCGCCATTCAGAAGCTGACGGCGCGCAACCGCGCCGAGGCGGTACGCATCGCGCGGGAGAAGGGCTGGCTCTGA
- a CDS encoding GNAT family N-acetyltransferase, producing MEFTTGGQLEVRITPHDVGKRVSVRQLTGESTAGGKFTDTVGVLTSWNDGVLSITRRSGVSVRIEESVLVAGRVVPAAPARRRGPAATFAELARAGARAWQPVECEYLGDWQLRAAAGFTRRANSVLPLGDPGCPLDEALDRVRAWYAARNLPAYMQLATGHEGTQEALAAELERRDWTREVTALIRTGALAPIGDLDVDVSRVTLSRSFDDAWLSRYGRFSAPGPEVTKVIASGPSTWFASVAGGRETTAAIGRCVVDGRWAGFMAIEVDPAARRQGLATAVMTALARRALGEGASAAWLQVEEENAGARTLYDGMGFETHHSYHHFRSA from the coding sequence GTGGAATTCACCACCGGCGGACAACTCGAGGTCCGAATTACACCCCATGACGTGGGCAAACGGGTATCAGTCCGGCAGCTCACGGGGGAGAGCACCGCGGGGGGAAAGTTCACCGACACGGTCGGGGTTCTCACATCCTGGAACGACGGTGTGCTGTCCATCACACGGCGGTCGGGCGTGTCGGTGCGGATCGAGGAATCGGTACTGGTCGCGGGCCGGGTCGTGCCCGCCGCACCGGCCAGGCGGCGCGGCCCGGCGGCCACTTTCGCCGAGCTGGCACGGGCCGGAGCGCGTGCCTGGCAGCCGGTGGAGTGCGAGTACCTGGGCGACTGGCAGCTGAGGGCCGCGGCGGGCTTCACCCGGCGCGCCAATTCGGTGCTCCCGCTGGGCGACCCCGGGTGCCCGCTGGACGAGGCGCTCGACCGGGTCCGCGCGTGGTACGCGGCCCGGAACCTGCCTGCGTACATGCAGCTGGCCACCGGCCACGAGGGCACCCAGGAGGCGCTGGCAGCCGAGTTGGAGCGGCGGGACTGGACGCGTGAGGTGACCGCGCTGATCAGGACCGGTGCGCTCGCCCCGATCGGGGATCTCGACGTGGACGTCTCCCGGGTCACGCTGTCCCGTTCCTTCGACGACGCCTGGCTGTCCCGGTACGGGCGCTTCAGCGCCCCGGGCCCCGAGGTGACGAAGGTCATCGCCAGCGGCCCTTCCACCTGGTTCGCCTCGGTCGCCGGGGGGCGGGAGACCACCGCCGCGATCGGCCGCTGTGTGGTCGACGGGCGGTGGGCCGGCTTCATGGCGATCGAGGTGGATCCCGCGGCCCGCCGTCAGGGGCTGGCCACCGCCGTGATGACGGCGCTCGCCCGCAGGGCGCTCGGCGAGGGCGCATCCGCCGCCTGGCTCCAGGTCGAGGAGGAGAATGCGGGGGCCCGCACCCTCTACGACGGTATGGGCTTCGAGACCCACCACAGCTATCACCACTTCCGATCCGCCTGA
- the fdxA gene encoding ferredoxin produces MTYVIAQPCVDVKDKACIEECPVDCIYEGSRSLYIHPDECVDCGACEPVCPVEAIFYEDDTPDEWKDYYKANVEFFDELGSPGGASKLGLIERDHPFIAALPPQNG; encoded by the coding sequence GTGACTTACGTCATCGCGCAGCCTTGTGTCGACGTCAAGGACAAGGCGTGCATCGAGGAGTGCCCCGTCGACTGCATCTACGAGGGCTCCAGGTCCTTGTACATCCACCCGGACGAATGCGTCGACTGTGGTGCCTGTGAGCCGGTGTGCCCGGTGGAGGCGATCTTCTACGAGGACGACACCCCGGATGAATGGAAGGACTACTACAAGGCGAACGTCGAGTTCTTCGACGAACTCGGTTCGCCCGGTGGCGCCTCCAAGCTCGGTCTCATCGAGCGTGACCACCCCTTCATCGCGGCGCTGCCTCCGCAGAACGGCTGA
- a CDS encoding S9 family peptidase — translation MTSKQLSFPRQFARTQRFSLGAPRAFTVSPDGNRVIFLRSSSGTDRANRLWVLDLAQGARERLAADPDTLLGGTAEDLSPQERARRERSREGSAGIVGYAVDAAAELAAFALSGRLFTAELQAGTTREIPVRGPVLDPRPSPDGRRIAYVSGGALRVVEADGAADRALAEPGDPSVTYGLAEFIAAEEMQRSRGYWWSPDSQWLLVARADDAAVKRWWIADPAHPDREPAQVGYPAAGTPNAEVRLFLYALDGACTEVVWDRARYPYLADVHWSAGGVPLLLVQARDQRSQLYLGVDTESGSTRKVHVDEDATWLDLHPGVPAWAPAGGLVRITDEGGARVLAVGDRLLTGPELHVRAVLDISVDDILVSASAGESAPDPETGEIHVYRVNELGVARVSEGAGVHAAVRSGGVTVLVSSRPGLPGATVRVLRSGKEVATIASYAEKPGLIPRVNLTLGGARRIPCAVLLPTGHQDSDGRLPVLLDPYGGPHGQRVVAAHNAYLTSQWFADQGFAVIVADGRGTPGRSPAWEKAIKDDFPLTLDDQIDALHGLAEQGFPLDLDRVAIRGWSYGGYLAALAVLRRPDVFHAAVAGAPVTDWRLYDTHYTERYLGDPDERPEVYAASSLVTDDGLSAPENPARPLMIIHGLADDNVVAAHTLRLSSALLAAGRPHEVLPLSGVTHMTPQEQVAENLLLLQVDFLKRSLGRPAPSGKP, via the coding sequence ATGACGTCGAAACAGCTGTCCTTCCCGCGCCAGTTCGCCAGGACCCAGCGCTTCTCGCTGGGAGCGCCGCGCGCCTTCACGGTGTCGCCCGACGGGAACCGGGTGATCTTTCTCCGCTCTTCCTCCGGCACCGACCGGGCGAACCGGCTCTGGGTGCTCGATCTCGCGCAGGGCGCGCGGGAGCGCCTCGCCGCGGATCCGGACACACTGCTCGGCGGAACGGCCGAGGATCTCTCACCCCAGGAGCGGGCCCGCAGGGAGCGCAGCAGGGAAGGCTCGGCCGGCATCGTCGGGTACGCGGTGGACGCGGCAGCCGAGCTGGCGGCCTTCGCGCTGTCCGGACGGCTTTTCACTGCCGAACTGCAGGCCGGGACCACCCGGGAGATTCCGGTGCGCGGGCCGGTGCTCGACCCCCGCCCCTCGCCCGACGGCCGGCGCATCGCCTATGTGAGCGGGGGCGCGCTACGGGTGGTGGAGGCGGACGGAGCGGCCGACCGGGCCCTCGCCGAGCCCGGGGATCCGTCTGTCACCTACGGCCTCGCCGAGTTCATCGCCGCCGAGGAGATGCAGCGCTCGCGCGGTTACTGGTGGTCGCCGGACTCACAGTGGCTGCTCGTCGCGCGGGCGGATGACGCCGCGGTGAAGCGCTGGTGGATCGCCGATCCGGCGCATCCGGACCGGGAGCCGGCCCAGGTCGGCTATCCGGCGGCCGGGACCCCCAACGCCGAGGTGCGGCTGTTTCTGTACGCCCTGGACGGAGCCTGCACCGAGGTGGTCTGGGACCGTGCCCGGTATCCGTATCTCGCTGACGTGCACTGGTCCGCAGGCGGGGTACCGCTGCTGCTGGTGCAGGCGCGTGACCAGCGGAGCCAGCTGTATCTGGGGGTCGACACGGAGTCCGGCTCGACCCGCAAGGTCCACGTCGACGAGGATGCGACGTGGCTCGATCTGCACCCCGGCGTACCGGCCTGGGCGCCGGCCGGTGGTCTGGTGCGGATCACCGACGAGGGGGGCGCACGGGTACTGGCGGTCGGTGACCGGCTGCTGACCGGGCCGGAGTTGCACGTGCGGGCGGTACTGGACATCTCGGTCGACGACATCCTCGTCTCCGCGTCCGCCGGTGAATCGGCCCCCGATCCGGAGACCGGCGAGATCCATGTCTACCGGGTCAACGAACTCGGTGTCGCACGCGTCTCGGAAGGGGCCGGGGTGCACGCTGCGGTGCGCTCCGGTGGCGTGACCGTCCTGGTTTCCTCCCGTCCCGGGCTGCCGGGTGCGACCGTACGGGTCCTGCGGTCCGGCAAGGAGGTGGCCACGATCGCCTCATATGCGGAGAAGCCGGGACTCATCCCCCGCGTGAACCTCACACTGGGGGGCGCACGCAGAATTCCGTGCGCCGTCCTGCTCCCCACCGGCCACCAGGATTCCGACGGCAGGCTCCCAGTGCTGCTCGACCCCTATGGAGGGCCGCACGGACAGCGGGTGGTCGCCGCGCACAACGCGTATCTCACGTCCCAGTGGTTCGCCGACCAGGGTTTCGCCGTGATCGTGGCGGACGGCCGGGGCACCCCGGGCCGCTCCCCGGCGTGGGAGAAAGCGATCAAGGACGACTTCCCGCTGACCCTCGACGACCAGATCGACGCCCTGCACGGCCTCGCCGAGCAGGGTTTCCCGCTCGACCTCGACCGGGTCGCGATCCGTGGCTGGTCGTACGGCGGCTATCTCGCGGCGCTCGCGGTACTGCGCCGCCCGGATGTCTTCCACGCGGCCGTCGCGGGCGCCCCGGTCACCGACTGGCGGCTGTACGACACCCATTACACCGAGCGCTATCTCGGCGACCCCGACGAGCGGCCGGAGGTGTACGCGGCGAGTTCGCTGGTCACCGACGACGGACTCTCCGCGCCGGAGAACCCGGCCAGGCCTCTGATGATCATCCATGGTCTGGCGGACGACAACGTGGTCGCCGCCCACACCCTGCGGCTCTCCTCGGCCCTGCTCGCTGCGGGCCGTCCGCACGAGGTGCTGCCGCTGTCGGGGGTCACTCATATGACACCCCAGGAACAGGTCGCCGAGAACCTGCTGCTGCTCCAGGTGGACTTCCTCAAGCGGTCCCTGGGCCGGCCGGCACCGTCCGGGAAGCCGTAA
- a CDS encoding DUF6113 family protein, with amino-acid sequence MSTNQGGSGVAGPVNAVRIAAYFGLLVLGALTGVAGALVQAGWLPGGLVLALLGAAAVFYGGRTVTGTGIGVAAPALGWLVAVILLTATRPEGDFVFGAGVGSYVFLLGGMVAAVICATVRTPPGPGAESARPGK; translated from the coding sequence ATGAGTACGAACCAGGGTGGAAGTGGCGTTGCGGGACCCGTGAACGCGGTCCGGATCGCGGCCTACTTCGGGCTGCTCGTCCTCGGCGCGCTGACCGGCGTCGCCGGCGCGCTGGTGCAGGCCGGCTGGCTCCCCGGTGGTCTGGTGCTCGCCCTGCTCGGCGCGGCAGCGGTCTTCTACGGCGGCAGAACCGTCACGGGTACCGGAATCGGAGTGGCTGCGCCCGCCCTCGGCTGGCTGGTCGCGGTGATCCTGCTGACCGCCACCCGCCCCGAGGGTGACTTCGTCTTCGGCGCAGGGGTGGGCTCCTATGTCTTCCTGCTCGGCGGCATGGTGGCCGCTGTGATCTGTGCCACCGTGCGGACGCCACCTGGGCCGGGTGCCGAATCCGCCCGACCTGGTAAGTGA
- a CDS encoding sensor histidine kinase has translation MNEERVVGIGRVPSNIRQAGAKMLWIGIWLIFMSAPVDDLLDGGRSTVQEVSGWTGLAVFVAAYLVLVFRQTARTLSPRAVYGALAFLGLLALGLALALGSAWLVLFVYVAVSCGAVLPLRTASWAILGVTALMCLLALPDAHVVKDAVPLLVPALLGGFAMTGVRQLVRTTVELKAARATVAQLAANEERLRMARDLHDLLGHSLSLITLKSELAGRMLPDRPDMAAAQVADIEQVSRQALTDVREAVTGYRRPTLPGELAGARTALAAAGITADVPPECDVDGLSAEEETVLAWALREGITNVVRHSGARHCTVTLTARQTLDGRRCELRVRDDGRNAAVAAHGNGLTGLTERLLTVGGSLSTEADRGFTLTVRVPIGSGA, from the coding sequence GTGAACGAGGAACGCGTCGTCGGCATCGGCAGGGTGCCGTCGAACATCCGGCAGGCCGGTGCCAAGATGCTCTGGATCGGCATCTGGCTGATCTTCATGAGCGCCCCGGTCGACGACCTCCTGGACGGCGGCCGCAGCACCGTCCAGGAGGTTTCCGGCTGGACCGGGCTGGCCGTCTTCGTCGCCGCCTACCTGGTGCTGGTCTTCCGGCAGACCGCCCGCACCCTCTCGCCGCGGGCGGTCTACGGGGCCCTGGCGTTCCTGGGTCTGCTCGCCCTCGGACTCGCCCTCGCTCTCGGTTCCGCGTGGCTCGTCCTCTTCGTGTACGTGGCGGTGAGCTGCGGGGCGGTACTGCCCCTGCGGACCGCCTCCTGGGCCATCCTCGGTGTCACCGCGCTGATGTGCCTGCTCGCGCTGCCCGACGCCCACGTCGTGAAGGACGCCGTCCCGCTGCTCGTCCCTGCCCTGCTGGGCGGATTCGCGATGACCGGGGTGCGCCAACTGGTGCGTACGACGGTCGAGCTGAAAGCTGCCCGCGCCACGGTCGCCCAGCTCGCCGCGAACGAGGAGCGCCTGCGGATGGCCCGTGACCTTCATGACCTCCTCGGCCACTCGCTGTCGCTGATCACCCTCAAGTCCGAACTCGCCGGCCGGATGCTGCCGGACCGCCCGGACATGGCGGCGGCGCAGGTCGCCGATATCGAGCAGGTCAGCAGGCAGGCGCTGACGGACGTGCGGGAGGCGGTCACCGGATACCGCCGCCCGACCCTGCCGGGGGAACTGGCCGGAGCCCGTACCGCGCTGGCGGCGGCAGGAATCACGGCGGACGTGCCACCCGAGTGCGATGTCGACGGGCTCTCCGCCGAAGAGGAGACGGTGCTGGCCTGGGCGCTGCGGGAGGGCATCACGAACGTGGTGCGCCACAGCGGGGCCCGGCACTGCACGGTCACGCTCACCGCACGCCAGACCCTCGACGGCCGCCGCTGCGAGCTCAGGGTCAGGGACGACGGCAGGAACGCCGCCGTCGCCGCTCACGGCAACGGTCTCACCGGTCTGACGGAACGCCTGCTCACAGTGGGCGGCTCGCTCAGCACGGAGGCCGACCGGGGCTTCACACTCACCGTGCGGGTCCCCATAGGATCCGGGGCATGA
- a CDS encoding helix-turn-helix transcriptional regulator, producing the protein MVARQQISAWRPPVAGVVEVFHARFTEHTYPMHVHDAWTLLIVDDGAVRYDLDRHEHGTPRDTVSLLPPQVPHNGSPATPQGFRKRVLYLDMTQLDAGFIGAAVDRPDLADPVLRRRVGQLHTALARPGDELEAESRLALIGERLRGHLRPGLTARPPDGDPGVARALRELIDERLVEGVTLDEAGMLVHAHPTHLVRAFGSAFGITPHQYLMSRRVDRARGLLLDGQRPGEVALATGFYDQSHLTRHFKRVVGITPGRYARTGGVS; encoded by the coding sequence ATGGTGGCCCGGCAGCAGATCTCCGCATGGCGCCCGCCGGTCGCGGGTGTCGTGGAGGTCTTCCATGCCCGCTTCACCGAGCACACCTATCCCATGCACGTCCATGACGCCTGGACGCTGCTGATCGTCGACGACGGAGCGGTCCGCTACGACCTGGACCGTCATGAGCACGGCACCCCGCGCGACACGGTGTCCCTGCTCCCGCCCCAGGTGCCGCACAACGGGTCACCCGCGACCCCGCAGGGCTTCCGCAAGCGGGTGCTCTATCTGGACATGACCCAGCTGGACGCAGGCTTCATCGGAGCGGCGGTGGACCGGCCCGATCTGGCGGATCCGGTACTCCGGCGACGGGTGGGCCAACTGCACACGGCGCTGGCGCGCCCCGGCGACGAGCTGGAGGCCGAGAGCCGTCTCGCGCTGATCGGCGAGCGGCTGCGCGGACATCTGCGGCCGGGGCTCACCGCCCGCCCGCCGGACGGTGACCCCGGCGTCGCCCGCGCGCTGCGTGAGCTCATCGACGAGCGGCTGGTCGAGGGGGTGACGCTGGACGAGGCCGGAATGCTGGTGCACGCCCACCCCACCCATCTGGTGCGCGCCTTCGGCAGCGCTTTCGGCATCACCCCGCACCAGTACCTGATGTCCCGGCGGGTCGACCGCGCCCGCGGACTGCTGCTCGACGGGCAGCGGCCCGGCGAGGTCGCCCTGGCCACCGGCTTCTACGACCAGTCCCATCTGACACGGCACTTCAAGCGGGTGGTGGGTATCACTCCGGGCCGGTACGCCCGTACCGGCGGGGTCAGTTGA
- a CDS encoding DUF2000 domain-containing protein produces MRTENAPDTRRDDAPVRFDTKIAVLLRDDLETWQRLNVTAFLVSGLGPAVPEVIGEPYADADGTAYLPMFRQPVLVFEGSKETLTAAHGRALSRALPRAVFTRDLFATGNDRDNRAAVAAVGGAQLDLVGLAVYGPRNAVDKVLKGARMHP; encoded by the coding sequence ATGAGAACCGAGAACGCCCCGGACACCCGGCGCGATGACGCCCCCGTCCGCTTCGACACCAAGATCGCTGTGCTGCTCCGCGACGATCTGGAGACCTGGCAGCGGCTGAACGTGACGGCCTTCCTGGTCAGCGGTCTCGGGCCCGCGGTGCCCGAGGTGATCGGCGAACCGTACGCGGACGCCGACGGCACCGCCTATCTGCCGATGTTCCGGCAGCCGGTGCTGGTCTTCGAGGGCAGCAAGGAGACCCTGACGGCCGCGCACGGCCGGGCCCTGTCCCGCGCCCTGCCGAGGGCGGTCTTCACCCGTGATCTCTTCGCCACCGGCAATGACCGCGACAACCGCGCCGCCGTGGCGGCGGTGGGCGGGGCACAGCTCGACCTGGTGGGGCTGGCCGTGTACGGGCCGCGCAATGCCGTGGACAAGGTGCTCAAGGGTGCCCGGATGCACCCCTGA